The Girardinichthys multiradiatus isolate DD_20200921_A chromosome Y, DD_fGirMul_XY1, whole genome shotgun sequence genome has a window encoding:
- the LOC124864770 gene encoding E3 ubiquitin-protein ligase RNF216-like, which produces MADGNDDDVILLASFNVHRSQGSRAGQKELITISDDSDEEPVTFLPGSPVLVPDDADDDDISILELPTPARRNIIRQAAKWSGISCNVGGESSTIATAGDSGSVPSTSRDTRINQPAIPTGTAAPPVPSSHAQPQPKHHTYTRHRDTTSARSADTPSTSTTAIAMPSGTAAIVQVQPSTSGPSQPPAGSSAHLPERQATTSASATRHTSAVAVVATSSTAKPLETPSTSGRPVTESTQARASLAHVQSHAWKQPQPGTSAPIQASGATSTQLQLIQVRMVLPQQPSIQASALITQPQLQRRPTNLVQPLSHNQMQGNLIQIEPQPLAQAPAQPAARPAQTPQVIPVIPPAVLIAAAPERLGPPEVGHRIILGSQAPVEAVPNPPLQAFAVALSAHGHNIRQPNPPVPHNRGEARLILAPNPEQVNPAPALVAVPPAPEAIPQIEDARPGPSAPQERPDQQPHVRALITGVLDLFPDVQEAYVAELILRNNVKDLNVICNLLLENPEYPRRETAAAAAVPTSILLESGDTQAEVTEDLFDYARLSTVGPEVIMQAADLLMADFRMLSCQDIKWALNALKGHYAITRKALCEALKKWQESGDPSGKRRRSRTSSERCYIDFHFQHGSFKLDRRMYFLENDRRYCRTYNNLEGSVQKELSFYQQKAKEWAEHEDFLLALQVNEDEYKKDGQLIECGCCFGEFAFEKMTQCSDGHLFCKECLVKYAQEAVFGSGKSELSCMEDGCPCSYPMCELQKVLPDNILCRYNERQAEEAVAATCADELVRCPFCNFPALLDKDMSLFSCPNPRCRKESCRKCHVQWKQHVGKTCEQVLERDEIRMRVLFEERMTAARVRKCVKCGTGLVKSEGCNRMSCRCGSFMCYLCREPITGYNHFCQHARSPGAPCRHCRKCSLWTDPTQDDERIIQEIQKEGEAELSKKCADNSGKRVGLPSEVTTDAKRPRVGPPPENPPQPNAPLPAPQPPQAVQAPLFVPPRARYHPPAPPQGRIYHQIIIPRLPPAPYVPPLQHLPPLNNNNQHNHNPPFNPHHNMDLPMHYGPPPHYYRRY; this is translated from the exons ATGGCAGATGGAAATGATGACGACGTCATCCTCCTGGCCAGCTTCAACGTGCACCGTAGCCAAG GCTCTCGTGCGGGTCAGAAGGAGCTCATCACCATTTCAGATGACTCAGATGAGGAGCCTGTGACTTTTTTACCCGGCAGTCCTGTTTTAGTCCCCGATGATGCAGATGATGACGACATCAGTATATTAGAG CTACCAACTCCTGCACGGCGAAATATAATTCGCCAAGCAGCCAAATGGAGCGGGATTTCATGCAACGTTGGAGGTGAAAGCAGCACCATTGCTACTGCTGGGGACTCTGGCTCTGTTCCCTCTACCTCCAGAGACACCAGGATAAACCAACCAGCCATACCCACAGGGACTGCAGCGCCCCCTGTCCCATCTTCGCATGCACAGCCTCAGCCAAAGCATCACACGTACACGCGGCATCGGGACACCACGTCAGCTCGTTCTGCCGACACCCCGTCTACCTCCACAACTGCCATTGCCATGCCATCCGGAACAGCCGCAATCGTTCAAGTTCAGCCGAGCACATCTGGACCGTCGCAGCCCCCCGCAGGCTCCTCGGCGCATTTACCGGAGCGTCAGGCAACCACCTCTGCCAGTGCAACACGACACACCAGTGCAGTTGCGGTGGTTGCAACATCTTCCACTGCTAAGCCTCTAGAAACGCCGAGTACAAGTGGACGACCAGTAACAGAAAGTACTCAGGCCAGGGCTTCATTGGCACACGTTCAATCTCACGCATGGAAACAGCCTCAGCCTGGTACGTCTGCACCGATCCAGGCCAGTGGAGCCACATCTACACAGCTCCAGCTCATCCAGGTCAGGATGGTTCTTCCACAGCAGCCAAGCATCCAGGCTTCTGCTTTAATAACCCAGCCTCAGCTGCAGCGTAGGCCCACGAACCTGGTGCAGCCCCTGTCGCACAATCAAATGCAGGGCAATCTCATTCAGATTGAGCCGCAACCCCTGGCCCAGGCCCCCGCCCAGCCCGCAGCTCGGCCCGCTCAGACACCTCAGGTCATACCAGTCATCCCACCTGCGGTTCTAATCGCAGCTGCCCCAGAGAGATTAGGTCCTCCCGAGGTAGGTCACCGGATTATCCTGGGGAGCCAGGCGCCTGTGGAGGCTGTTCCCAATCCCCCGCTGCAGGCCTTTGCTGTGGCTCTGTCTGCCCACGGCCACAATATCAGGCAGCCTAACCCCCCAGTGCCCCATAATAGAGGAGAGGCCAGGCTCATTTTAGCACCAAATCCCGAACAAGTAAATCCAGCCCCTGCTCTGGTGGCAGTACCCCCTGCACCCGAGGCCATTCCACAAATAGAGGACGCCAGACCCGGACCCTCGGCACCACAGGAAAGACCAGATCAGCAGCCACATGTTAGAGCCCTCATCACTGGTGTT CTGGATCTATTCCCAGATGTCCAAGAAGCGTATGTAGCAGAACTGATCCTAAGGAATAATGTGAAAGACTTGAATGT GATCTGTAACCTGCTGCTGGAGAATCCAGAGTATCCGAGGAGGGAGACAGCTGCAGCCGCTGCAGTTCCCACCAGTATCCTACTGGAGTCAGGGGACACCCAGGCAGAG GTGACTGAGGACCTCTTTGATTATGCCAGGCTGAGCACAGTGGGGCCCGAGGTAATCATGCAGGCTGCTGACCTGCTGATGGCGGACTTCAGGATGCTCAGCTGTCAGGACATCAAATGGGCCCTGAACGCCCTGAAGGGACACTATGCAATCACACGCAAG gcCTTATGTGAAGCCCTGAAGAAGTGGCAGGAATCTGGTGACCCATCTGGAAAGAGACGACGGAGCAGGACCTCCTCGGAGCGCTGCTACATTGATTTTCACTTTCAGCACG GGTCCTTCAAGTTGGACAGAAGGATGTATTTTTTGGAGAACGACCGACGCTACTGCAGGACGTACAACAACCTGGAAGGTTCTGTGCAGAAGGAGCTGTCATTCTATCAGCAGAAGGCCAAGGAATGGGCTGAG CATGAAGACTTCCTCCTTGCTCTGCAGGTCAATGAAGATGAATATAAGAAG gacGGTCAACTGATCGAGTGTGGCTGCTGCTTCGGAGAGTTTGCCTTTGAGAAGATGACACAGTGCTCCGACGGACACCTGTTCTGCAAagagtgcctggttaaataCGCTCAGGAGGCAGTGTTTGGCTCCGGAAAG TCGGAGCTGAGCTGCATGGAGGACGGCTGTCCGTGCTCGTACCCCATGTGTGAGCTGCAGAAGGTCCTTCCTGATAATATTCTGTGTAGATACAACGAGAGGCAAGCCGAGGAGGCGGTGGCAGCCACATGTGCTGATGAATTAGTTAG GTGTCCGTTTTGTAACTTTCCAGCCCTGTTGGACAAAGACATGTCTTTGTTTAGCTGCCCCAACCCTCGCTGCCGCAAG GAGAGCTGTAGGAAATGTCATGTCCAGTGGAAGCAGCATGTGGGAAAAACCTGTGAGCAGGTCCTGGAGAGAGACGAGATTCGAATGAGAGTGCTGTT TGAGGAGCGCATGACAGCAGCCCGTGTGAGGAAGTGCGTGAAGTGCGGGACGGGGCTGGTGAAGTCAGAGGGCTGCAATCGGATGTCGTGCCGCTGCGGCAGCTTTATGTGCTACCTGTGCCGAGAGCCCATCACGGGCTACAACCACTTCTGCCAGCACGCCCGCTCCCCCGGTGCCCCCTGCCGACACTGTCGCAAGTGCTCGCTCTGGACTGACCCCACG cAAGACGATGAGCGAATCATTCAGGAGATCCAGAAGGAAGGTGAAGCTGAGCTGAGTAAGAAGTGTGCAG ATAATTCGGGGAAGAGGGTTGGCCTGCCATCGGAGGTCACCACCGACGCTAAACGGCCCCGAGTGGGTCCCCCCCCAGAAAACCCACCCCAACCGAACGCCCCGCTCCCAGCTCCTCAACCTCCTCAAGCGGTACAAGCCCCCCTGTTCGTCCCTCCACGTGCTCGCTACCACCCGCCAGCCCCCCCACAGGGCCGGATATACCACCAGATCATCATACCTCGGCTGCCCCCGGCACCTTATGTGCCCCCGCTGCAACACCTGCCCCCCCTGAACAATAATAACCAGCACAACCACAACCCGCCCTTCAACCCCCACCACAACATGGACCTGCCCATGCACTATGGACCCCCACCACACTACTACAGACGCTACTAA